From the Lathyrus oleraceus cultivar Zhongwan6 chromosome 3, CAAS_Psat_ZW6_1.0, whole genome shotgun sequence genome, the window AGTTAGTTAACTATTTTCTTCAAGATATGTAGAGAATGTTATAACCAAATTTAACAGTCGAGGATGATTATTGAATATTTCGGACGGGTTTCTCTGCCACAATAAACGatgaatttttttttatcaaaaatcAATACTTAAATGAAATAGCAACGTTTAATATAAAAAAAACTTAATAAATAGAAGGGAAATCTAGTAATTTTAAATAGCCAAATAGGTAGGATGAATTGGGAGTGAAAATAAACATCACACCCCATTTTGAATATGACTATTTGCACTCATAATCCCACGTAGTTGCTTATGCACACGATATCCTCATTAACTAATTATATTCTCATTTTCAATTCATTATTTCATTTCTTTATCTTTTAAAATTTTACGTATCTATACTATTTCTTTTACATATATTTTCTAATAAGAAATTTTGTATTAATAATTAGTTTTTTATGATTGATTTAATTTTCCATAATAATTTATCATTATTATAGCACTCATTATTATTGCGAAATTTGATATGGTTAGAGTTTTATATGTGATAAATAGATGTGACCGAGTTATTAAGTAAAATGATGTAATACAATATTTTAAAAGTTCATCAGAGTGGCAAGCTCAATCCATTGGATTGAGAATCGGAACTGAATTCAGTTCGACTGACCTTTTAAAATTGTTAAAGGATAAAAAGCGgagtaaaataaaaaaaatagattgAATTGTTAAAAATCGTTCGAATCAAATAATTATAATCGATTTTATTAAGTTATGAGCACATGATTGTATGTGATATAtttatgaaatttaattttatattattagtttatttaatgAATGGTTTAACCGATGATTTAACCGATTGAATTGAACCTTAACCTAAATGATTTATCCATTCAATCTCCAGACTAATTTTTAAATCATTGACTTAATGTGATTGTAAATTTTTATTTTGGTTGgttattttttttaaaagaaagaAACCATTGGTATATTTTTGGTTGCTTTACTTTTATTTGATAACAAACTAATATTTTTAGGAGTTAATATGATTTACTAGCATATAATACACTATTTTTTGGTGGATTTCTAATTTTGAATTGATAATATTCAATTTGATTATTGTTTAAAAGGTAATGTAGATATATTTTTTAATTCATAGATACGTTTCTTAAAATAtatcaaaaaagaaaaaaatgttATTTAAAACATTTATTAATAATCAATTATTAAAACCcattataaaataaaaaattaataaaattttgGATTAAAAGAAGAAGATGACAAAAAAAAAGTTGGGAATTTCATCAGTAATTTGGTTccataaaatgatttttaaatatttattatataaaTATAGATTGAATGATTTCATTCAAATAACTTAATCTTGTTTTGAGAATTACATTTGTTTGACTTATTcaaaaaaaattgtatattcCGGATTTAATTTTGAGATTTCTAAGGTTTGAAGAATTTAATCGGTGATATCCACGGGTTCAGTTTTGGTGAACCGATTTTTCCTCAACTTAATTTACTAAAAAATCTCCTAAATTGAATATGATAATTATTAATTGATTGTATATAATATTAATAGGAAAATCAATTTTTCCTCAACTTAATTTACTAAAAAATCTCCTAAATTGAATATGATAATTATTAATTGATTGTATATAATATTAATAGGAACACGTCTCATCCCAATCCAAGTTTATatcaaaaaaggaaaaaatgttatttaaaacatttgttaataattaattattaaaaacaattataaaataaaaaattaataaaattttgGATTAAAAGAAGAAGATGACAAAAAAAAGTTGGGAATTTCATCAGTAATTTGATTccataaaatgatttttaaatatttattatataaaTATAGATTGAATGATTTCATTCAATTAACTTAATCTTGTTTTGAGAATTACATTTGTTTGActtattcaaaaaaaaaaaattgtatattcCGAATTTATTTTTGAGATTTCTAAGGTTTGAAGAATTTATCGGAGATATCCACGGATTCAGTTTTGGTGAACCGATTTTTCCTCAACTTAATTTACTAAAAAATCTCCTAAATTGAATATGATAATTATTAATTGATTGTATATAATATTAATAGGAGCACGTCTCATCCCAATCCAAGTATGTTTTTCTTATACTTGAATTTTTTTACTATTCATATTATATTATGTTTTCCATATAATTGTAAATAACATAATTGTTTTGGTATCTCTATATTTTAGGTGAATTGTGAAGTTTTCGAACACTCGTGGTAATATGAGTGATTATATTAGTAAATTGCCCGATTGTGTCATATCTTATATCCTAACAATGATAACCATGAAAGATTTGTTGAAAATTAGTATATTATCTAAAAGGTGGGGTGAAGTTTGGGCTCTGAGAAGAAATCTCCACTTTGATACTCTGAATGTGTTTGGAGACTCGGATAGTTCAATCATAGAAAGACTTGTGAATTTGGATAATGAAAGAGATGAATTTGCAAAACGTGTGGATCAATTTGTTAAGAGCTTTTCAGGCAGAGTGATCGATTCGTTTTTGGTAAAATTTTGTTTGAATGGTGACCAAAGCACCATTATTGATAGATGGATACGTTTTGCTATTGAAAGGGGAGCAGAAAGAATCGATCTACTCTTTGGAGGAGTGTTATATGGATATAGTCATCTACGTAACTGTTATAAATTTTCCTTAGACTTACTTTTGGAGATCAATACTTTAACTCTGAAGCATTTGTGTCTTCAACGTTGTCTTATTTTCCATCCCACTAACTATGACTTTAGTCCGTTAAAAAATTTAAGATTTCTTTCACTCAGCGACGTAAAAGTGGATGAAATCTTGTTAGAAAGTTTGTTATCCAATTGTCGACTTCTTGAAGAGCTTCAGTTAGATGCATGTCAGTTTGAAGCATCAATGCCGATGATAATAAGTTCATCCTTAATAAATCTCAAGATTATATACCCTCACAATAGAAGAATGGTGGAAGTAGAATTGACTCTAGTGGATTGCGTTAAACTAACTTCATTGGAGTATGATGGATATGGCTTGAATACCATGAGCATTAATACCCCTGCGATGAAATGCATTGACTTCACCATTTCATACGAAGATGATCTTGACATATTTGCTTTCTCAAAATTTCCTCAACTTGAAATTATGAGTATAGATATGTCTTCCACGGTTAG encodes:
- the LOC127129429 gene encoding putative F-box/LRR-repeat protein At3g44810, with protein sequence MSDYISKLPDCVISYILTMITMKDLLKISILSKRWGEVWALRRNLHFDTLNVFGDSDSSIIERLVNLDNERDEFAKRVDQFVKSFSGRVIDSFLVKFCLNGDQSTIIDRWIRFAIERGAERIDLLFGGVLYGYSHLRNCYKFSLDLLLEINTLTLKHLCLQRCLIFHPTNYDFSPLKNLRFLSLSDVKVDEILLESLLSNCRLLEELQLDACQFEASMPMIISSSLINLKIIYPHNRRMVEVELTLVDCVKLTSLEYDGYGLNTMSINTPAMKCIDFTISYEDDLDIFAFSKFPQLEIMSIDMSSTVITSLKITQSFKYLKQFNLSLLWDGNISKEADYSLLWILNILQVSPLLHRLSIMLTNPKFLKNQKDIRDIEDIEAFSHDKVKVIELGGCVGNWFEIEFIINILKYVPKLEQMVLNPGWKEHGTLDWVSDTVSFQSARQRISEKLQGENVVGREKIVLV